In Ananas comosus cultivar F153 linkage group 14, ASM154086v1, whole genome shotgun sequence, the genomic stretch TATCTGATTATCAGAAGATTATAATATTCACTAACTTTTGTTATGAAATAATCATTTGAATTTTGTAGTCGAAAGGATAAAGgagatattttataaaaaataagttattttcTTTGGCAAGCAAAggctaaaatataataatatttaaaaatttaaaatttgaagtgttCAAGCGAAAAAGTATGtggatgaaatttaaaattttttttttttttgaaaaataggtagcaagctacgatgaaatctaaatattaataatacagGATAGGGACTGCTATGTATTTTAgaccaattttattatttaacaagCTGCTTACCATTTCAATATTGAGTTACAGATtaccaataaaaattttaaatttcatccagaaatagatagcatattacccgctttatttattttatttaaaaataaacttagttgaaatctaaatattaataatacagGATAGGGACTGCTTCATATTTTAgaccaattttattatttaacaagCTGCTTACCATTTCAATATTGAGTTACAGATtaccaataaaaattttatttttttttgagaaatagatagcatattacccgctttatttattttatttaaaaataaacttagttgaaaatatgaatcaaataggattcgaatttgaaacctTAGGTATCAATCACCAAATCATGTGCCACTTACTCTATGGACGGTCGGTCTAGTAAGAAATCTTAGACTTCAATATTtgtatataatcaaatattagATTACCCACATCTTTtacttaagagagagagagagagatagagagagtgagtgagcaAAGGGTGGTGGCCATGGAGggtgagcagcagcagcagcagcagctgagCAAGTCCAGGGTTGTGAAGGTTGAGTCAGAGGAGAGATGGGAACTCTTCATGACCCAAGCTAGCAATCAAGGGTGCCCTGTGAGTCACCTCCTACATGTTTTCCCTCTCTTATTTCCCATCCAATTACTACTAATACTTTCCCTTTGCAGGGTTTCAATTATGTATCTCATATCCCCCACATCCttaattccttttctttctttctttttttttttgttcttttgcccTTTTTGGATAAACGGGATATAGAACCATGATAACCAAGTATGGGCATAGGAACATTCAAGAACCTGCAGTTTTCACTTATCTTATCTTATCTTAGTTTGATTATGCCCGGCCTTTTTTctgctcttcttttttttattaattggaaagaaaattttaatctgAATTTTTGGCAGGTTCTTGTCCACTTTGGTGCTTCATGGTGTGTGCCTTCCCGTGCCATGAACCCCTCCTTTGAGGAGCTGGCGCAGGCTTACCGGGATATTTCGTTCCTCCTGGTAGATGTTGATGAACTCAAGGTAAATTCATATCAAAAgtactaaagttttttttttctttttttttttttgacaattttgTTCCAATGTTTCATATGATAGTCCAATTGAACCAGCCATTTTGAGACAGTTGATTCTGCGTATCGTATATGATTATGTTCCTTGTCACATCTGTTCAGAACTTATCCCACAGGCCGTTTCCTACTGGATCGATCTTATGCAAGAAACCGAAGATCATTTCGTAATAGctagatcgaacttttagaccgAACTTTTAGAAGTAGCCCAATTTTCTGTTTTCAGAACTCAAAAGCTTGTTCAGACTGCCCCCACCCTCTCCAACCAGAAACACCACAGACTATCTATGAGCAGAGAAGTTGTTACAAAAGCCGGTCAGCAGGCGGCAAGGCAGATATTTGGTCCTTCGGAATGCCTTCCTTGCCTCATTTCTTGCCTGACATATCGGTTCCGTTCGTATCACATTTCTATAAAATGCATGAGCTGGGGAGCTAAGACTACTCTTTGGCCGTTTACCTGCTAATTGATCGTCCGAATTACAAAGTTCTCTCCGTACTTGAAATCCATAATTTAGTCGCCGGTCCTTCGTTCGGCTGATGAAATGGTGAATGCAGGGAGTTGCTTCTAAACTGGAAGTGAAGGCGATGCCCACCTTTGTGCTGATGAAAGATGGTCAGGTGCTAAATAAGATAGTTGGAGCCAACCCTGAAGAGATAAAGAAGATGATTGATGCTTATGTCCAGTCCAGTGGCTCTTCTAGCGTGGTTTGAGAACTAGCTCTCTGTGTACTACAAGAGAGCTATTGTGTGAAACTTAATGCTgttgttctttgttcttgtaCTGCTGTAAATGCAAATATAATTATCTATCTTTAACATCTTTCACTTGTTCATCTTGTTCATCCTTGCATCTATTCATGCTTCACATGTCTACCTGGAGTTTCTACTTTTGGTCCCCCCAACTTCAGCTGTGTCCGTAGATCGAAAAGATTGATTTCAGGTTGAATTCTGTTGTTCTTTGTTCTGGCCATGCAATGAAAAGTAAATTCTGCCAGCTTTAACAGCTTgcacattttcttcttcttccttttcattttttttttcctacttcaTATGTCTCCCTAGAGATTCTACTTCTTGGCCCCCTCAACCTTTCAACTGTGTTTCTGGAAATGATTCATTTGAGATTGTTTATTATAGTTTATTGGTAAACAAATCTTGATGGGAGGGACTGGTCAATGGAAGGAAGTAAAAGGTGGTGGAAATTAAAGATATTCTGTTCTATGtcacttttgaaaaaaaaattaaactgtaATGCAACCTGGTTTAATTTCTTCTAAGTTTCAAATGATTAATTTGTTGCTGGGTTGGGTTGAGTTGGGTCCTCAAGACCAAAATATGAGCtgatcagaatttttttttttttttttaagggtgaAAAATAGTACACAGTAAGTTCGGCCCATCGCCTGCACCAGGTGTATCTGTACAACTCATGCATTGCATTTACTGTATGATgatcaattaaaattaaaaaatctaatatgCTAGACGCGATCCGCCTTATTAACGATGAAGACATTGTTTACTTCATGGCAACAGCTACCGGAAGTTACGACTTTGGATATGTTACTACTTACCAATGCCATAAATAAATCTAGCTTTTTAGAAAGAGCAGTATATAGAATGTAATGCTTGGTGCACTGAGGAGTACATGCAACATGTTCTCCCACGGGAGCTCATCACCTAACTAAGAGTGGATTGAAAAGATTCCCTGCCATTAAATATATGAAGTTAAAGATGTTATAGGGTCTAGAGCTGCCACCAATTAGCTCTGCACGGGTGGtaatattactatatactaagaTGCTACTATTTTAATGTACATGTGACCTACCTAACCCTTTTGAACCCAAGTGATGCCACTCAACTAACTGGTGGACCAAAACATGCGACATTGTGGGTCTGTGTACTTTGTGTCTACCATAATTGGCTTGTACTCAcccattctttttttatttccacaCACCGATCGATCTCATTGAACtatatatactcctgaaaagttattatattatagagGTTTCAAAATCAGTGTGTCTGAACGaaacaaaaaatcatgaaaatttaaACACCCATAAAACTCAAATATCATGAAAACACTGTGGATCATTTGGAAGGCTATAAAcgatttgaattttagaaatatcCAGTTAGACCCAATGCTGGTGCTCCATAAGTTTTAGCAGCCGTTGACATCTTCGGAACTCCACCGTCAACAGTAAacaacttgattttttttttttttttttttaacaccgTCGTTGACACGTTTCTCTCGAGACTCTGGGTGTCTCCACTGCACGCCTAATTCatcttttcaatgaatgaaacagataggatgctatctttttctcaaaaaaaaaaaacattgataCACAGATGTACGGGTGCACGTGGTGCAAGCGATTAAATCATCCTCTCTCACTGGCGTTCACGTGAAGCCATGGATCACTAAACCGACAAACAACGCCCAAAAAGCAAACCCAAAGAACCCTTAACAACTTTCATGCCCCCACACCACCCCCACCCCACCCCCACCATTCTCACTGTCACTCtcactctcctcctctctctctctcctctctcctcatATTATCCCAACCACGTCTCTTTAGACattggagatagagagagagagagagagagaggagagagagagagagagagagagtgtatgTTTGtataggaggaggaggagaggaggaggaggaggaaattAAAACAACACAAGTAACATGTGTTATGTGGGTAAGGCGACGAAGATTTCTTCTTTGTAGTAGGGGTGCTCGCTGTAGGAGGTCTGGTATTGGCCTTCGCCTGCCCGCCACAGCTGGGCCCACAAGGCCCGCCCATGCCGATCTCCAATTGCCGGCCCACTTACTCCGACCCATCCCTGCCGTCACCGGCCGACGCCCGACCCCGaccctcggccg encodes the following:
- the LOC109720562 gene encoding thioredoxin-like protein CXXS1 — translated: MEGEQQQQQQLSKSRVVKVESEERWELFMTQASNQGCPVLVHFGASWCVPSRAMNPSFEELAQAYRDISFLLVDVDELKGVASKLEVKAMPTFVLMKDGQVLNKIVGANPEEIKKMIDAYVQSSGSSSVV